The segment AGTTAAGAGGAAATTTGGGAATTTTCATTgggattttctttttcttgtttttaCTCTTCCTTGGATTCTGGTTTTtgtgaagaaaaattaaaaaaagttggTTGCTTTATTGGAATCTGAGCTTTAACTGTTGATGGGTCTTTGCCAAGTCTCTCGAACTTCAAAAATTTCaactatataatataatataaatgttGGGTCTTCTTTAGATAGTTTTAAATTCtgtgtttttcttttttggttttaAAAGGCAAATCTTTTGAGTTTTTGGTTGGTGTTCTTGGTTAGATAAAGGTTAATAATTAGGCTTCAATTTGAAAGTTTCATATCCTAGTGTTTTGATTGAAGAATTTAGGGTTTTTGATTTGGGAATTGTTTCTCCTCTTAGAACTGATTTGgggaactttttttttcttttgttttttgacAGGTTTCATTTGACTATGGATTCCCCACAATCAGTTGTGTCGCCATTGAAGAACACGGTTATAGCTGAATCTGGTGAGAAACAAAAATCCAACACAAAAGAAGCTGTTTTGTCCAAGAAAGACGACAACATCCTAGGTGTTCTTGAAGTTTATGTTCATCAAGCAAGGGACATTAATAATATCTGCATTTATCACAAACAAGATGTGTATGCTAAGCTTTGTCTCACCACTGATCCTCAAACCACTGTTTCCACCAAGATCATCAATGGTGGTGGAAGGAATCCGGTGTTCAACGACAACCTCCGTCTCGATGTTGGGAACATCGATTCGTGTCTTAAAATCGAGATATTCATGATGAGTAGAGTGAAGAATTATCTTGAAGATCAGTTATTGGGGTTTGCATTGGTACCATTGTCTGAAGTAATACTAAAGAATGGGAAATTGGAGAAAGAGTTCTCTCTTTCTTCGACCGATTTGTTTCATTCGCCGGCTGGTTTCGTTCAATTGTCGCTCGAGTATATCGGATCATCTCCCGATGTAATGACTATCcctaatgttgttgttgatgaaaCCGTTAAGGATTCGGAAACGAACGAGCTCGAAAAGATCGAGTTCCCGGATCCGAAAATCGTTAACGAGAACCAAATGATGGTGTCGGAGTACTTTGGGATCTCGTGTTCGAATTTGGATTCCGAGAATTCGGAAATGGGTGTCAATGTATTGGATTCAATCCAAGTCCCTAAGCTTGATTCTCCCCCAAGTAGTGTTTCCACCAATGGGGTTTCCCTTTCGAGCTCCGAGTCTTCCGATGGCGCTTCGAAAGAGAAAACCGTCGATGTGGGTGACGGTGACAGCAATTTATCCGGGGCGAAACCGGTTGTTTCCGTCAATATAGAGCCTGAAATGAAGGTTGTACAACAAGACATAGTGGATATGTACATGAAAAGCATGCAACAATTTACCGAGTCTTTAGCTAAGATGAAATTGCCTTTGGACATCGATAGCGGACCGACCAAATCGGAGAATTCGAATTCGAGTACTACAACCGATCAGAAAACACCGGCATCGAAAAATTCCGGTAATCGAGTGTTTTATGGAAGTAGGGCTTTCTTTTAAACCTTATATCTTCATCTTTTGAGAAAAGGAAGACACATAGGTGACTTTAGATTTTTAGGATGGTGACTTGTAATGTGTTGTTTTCCTTTATGGCAAAAAATCATGACATTATGACTCACTGTTACTACCTTTGTTTCACTGCAACTGCTCTtagtttatatataaatatatatatatatgaaccttTCCTTTTTATAATGGCAAATCCTATATTTTCTAATTATGATTAATCATATTCTTGTTATGTCTGGTCCCACTTGGTGATTCTTCCAAAGTATTTGTATTCGACACATATTCGGACATTTCACTTCAATTTCCACAAGGATAGACAGGCGAAGAATATTGAAGCAGATCTTAGAAAACAAGTGCGATGACAAGCGTGGGTGATAGAGACAATAAAGGGTTGAGAGATGCGATAGAAAGAAAGTTGCAGAAAGAATTTTAAAGAACTTAAGTTTGTCAAAAGATCAAAAAATCTCAAATGAAACGTTTAATGGAAGTTATTAAAAGACGGTTATAATGAGAAAACCATACTCTTAAGACATCCGAAACAACTTAAGAATCCTATCAACCTTTTAAGTTAGGGTGTATTTTCTATTACCGTGAAAATACATTATCAAGCCAATAAAGAACATTTGACTTTTGGAGTCAAATATGCGATTAAAAAGTGATTTTTCAGTTAATATTACGTTATTTAAATATTTCAtgtatcattatattaaattatttaattatcgtataatttaaattttactttctATTATCATATTTAAAACGGATATTTTAACCTTAATAGTAATTTTTAACAATAGTGAATAACACTAAGAATTAATAAGTTGTACTTTTCTGaaacatttttttaaaaacacttttcAATCACAATAGAAATAAAGAACTAACCCTTAATTTCAATGAAATTCATTTTAACATAGTATTGTTCACAAAGATACCTAATATCAAGAGATGGTATTTTATTTTAGCGTTTTAgtgtataataaaaattaatctaaaataattaaataaaccaAATTTACTTTTCTTAAATTGAAACCtaaacttaaaaattaatttaaatacctAAGCTCGACTCAAACCCGGGATAAGCTCTAGATATTACTTATAAGCAACTTGTATAAATTGGAGTATGTAGTAGTGGTGGTACATTTCTCGAGTGATGTGCAAATCGGACAATAAGTGAAATTTGCGGTGCAATCAGAGCCGTACAGTTATTTTCAAACCTAGTTTTGGATTCCCCCCGGTAAATGTCATTTTCTTTGGAAAAATAGAACCCAATTCCCAggttttttttttagtaaaattaatcgattaaaaaaaattaaaatatgtattctttgtaaattcatttaaaatttaagaatttagtattttatttttaaaattttaaaattgaaatttaattttaaataatattaaaattattttattaaattctagtgtattataatatttttataaaataactatCAAGcgagtttttttttatttcagaatattatattaacaaatttaacatttgaactaaaagataaaagattaaaattttataaataaacgcagatggattaaattttaaatttacaaataatataaaaaattataatatactttaataaaagtttaaattaCCAAAAGATAAGAAAAATCTGCAATTTATCGAAATCAAGTAAGGTAAAAATACCATAGAAATTCTTTTACTAAAAGTACCATAGAAATGGGCAAACTAGTCACTGTACGTTAGACCAAGAGAGCATACTAgtcattctattaaaaattacatCCATCTCTACTATTATAAAATTAGTCcttatatatcaaaatataatacgcGTGACACATCACTTGAAACTGTCtttacgatatatatatatatatatatttttttttttaaggaggTAACTTTCTAACAGTGAAACAAATTATTAAAGTTGAAGTCAATCATCCATGTATGGTCATTCATGAATGAACCACCtgcacttttttcttttttagacAAACATTTGTGAACAAAAGTAGAGGGACCAACAAAAAACAAAATTCAATTTTGGGGggcacaaaataaataaataaaaaagagatTCTGCCTAAACCAAAATGGCATTATAACCTTTGTCCCCACAAAATTTTATCATCTTAAACCTGTGTTCACttgggaaaattttttttaatggaCTCAAAATCCAATTACTTCGACCTCAAGTCAttatttttaggttaaattatgctattagtACCTATACTATTCGTAATCCTATAATTTGGTAATTTTTAAttcttaattcttttaaaattttagtccattgttttcaaaatattatCATATGCACCAAAAAAATCCCAACTAATAGATTCAACAACTATAGTTCACGTTTTTTGAAATtcgtaaaaattaaaaactaaaatttcaaaagtcGAATAAATCCCCCAAAGTATAGGGTCTAACAATGCAATTTGACCTTATTCTTATTCCCTTctaacatcattattattattgtagcAACTTGTAAAATGAAAACCCACATAACATATAATTTaacctaattaattaaaaaataatatttaacctAGGGACGGATTTGAAATTCGAATCTCAACATCTACAATCTTTTTATCATAACCATCCCAAATTTTTTTTATACCAAAAGTAGcccaaaaaagaaaatagaaaacttACATAAAGTGAATTGGATAGTGGAAACCTACTAAATCCACATATCAAAAAGCTCATCTCATTATcataaaacaaaaattcacatAAAGTTAAGAGAGGACCACAATCATGGTAGTATCCATTTTTGGATGCcactattaaataaataaatgaaagtgATTTGAAAACCCCAGCAAGAAAAATTCCAGTTTTCTATGGAAAAAAGTAAGGATAAGAGATTAATATGGCCACAAAAATGGAAACCTATGAATAACACACCAATCGCAATTAATGATGCAGTACAGTCCGGATTCCGATTGTATCGATATATCATAACCATAGAAAAACAGCATGTCGATGAGAGATGAGAGATGAGCAGCAATAGCAAAAGCAAAAGCAAATGCAAAGGCAAAAAGATGGAGAAATTCTTGTAACTTATTTGATTGGGATTCTTTTTATATGGATGTTTTCTCTAATGTTTCACACTAgcaaatcgaatcgaatcgaaactCCTTAAAATCGGAGAGAAAAAACAATCCCGGATAATACGAAGAATATAAGGACAAGAACCAGCAGCTTAGCCAGGCATTACAGcagttgaaaattttgaaaagaaaaaaaaagggaaaaataattaATACCCTATTGTTCAATGTACCATGATTGGCACGCGTTCGAACCGATCTTCCGGAGTATATATATCCCGCATTCTGATTGTAAACCTCACTCAAATGCCAAGAAAGGAACCTAAATTCtgttttttcactattttaaataaagtaaaaagaaaaaaattcaaatctcaaaccTTGTTGAAAATCGCTTGAAACCGCTCACTCTGAATGTGTATATTTCAAACCATTAACCGTCGTTAGTGCCATAAGATAAATTTCCGTGTAAGCCAACATAGTAACGAGTCATATCGAATTTGTGCAAATCCATTCACCCTACATTATAGTATCTGATATCCGAATACCGGATCTCCTAGGCAGCAATTCCTGAAAgatgaaacaaataaatagatgAATTAATGAATGCTGCAAAAGCCGGGATTCACCTCTCAAGCCTCAACATTCGGTCTTATGACATTATTAATAATACTGAATTTTTGGTGCTCATATAGGGGTTATCCGATAACAATTGTTAAATAGGCAAAACAAGCATGTTTACCTCTATTGGACTGTCTACTTGAGACATTGTAACTTCCAACATAATCCTCAGAGGGTCTTGTAGTAACATCTGCGGATGTATTCCCAAGTCCATAACCGAACGAGCTAGAACCATCCAAGTCAGGTGATGCAAACTTCCAAGTTGAGTCACCATAAACTGAAGCATTACGGTAAAGATCCCCATAGGAACCTTCAATATTACCAGTTGACCCAGCAAATGATGATGGTGGTGCTGCAACAATGCCAATGTTTCTTCCATATCCTCCCCCTCCAAAACTGTAGTTGTCATCGGCACTCCCACCGGTATAACCAGAAGCGTTCCCTCCGCTTCGAGCAGGAAGAGAAGGTCTCCAATTTGCCCCACTATTTCCTAAAGAACCGAAACTACCATTTCCAGACCCTAAGTAACTAGCATGACTGGAAGCATTTGTAGCATTGCTAAGGCCTACATTTCCCCAAACATTCCGAGTAGCAGGGCTCAAAACAGAATCGTTTCTTCCACTTCCGACACCATAACCAATTGGAGTATTATACCTGTTTGAATTCCCACCGTAATACGGACTAATTATCTGTCCATATCCAAGACTGTTACCAAAGTTAGAATTCCCACCATAGTTCGGGCTCATTCCTGGTTCCATATTCATACCCATTCCGTACCCAGTGGTACTAAATGGAGAAAACCCATTTTGCCTACTAGCGAGAGGATTAAACCTACCATCCATCCTAACTCCAATGCCTCCGATGGGATTTAGATTAAATCCCTGCGCATAACTATTGAGGAAGTTGGAAGCCCTATTTAAACCATAATTATATCCAATAACATTGCGGTTGGTAGCACCTGGAGATAGTTCTTTAGGAACTGCTCTCTTGACCTCAACCAATTTCCCATTGAGTTCGTGAAATGTTTTATGCAGGACTTTGTCTACTGCTTCTTCCGAATCATAGGTGATGAAGCCGAACCCTCTCGGCCTTTGTGTATTATGATCATACATCACCACAACAtcagtaattttaccaaattgatCAAAGTAGTTCTTAAAGTCAACCTCGGTGACGGTAGATGCCAAACCTCCAACAAAAATCTTTTTCGTTCGTCCAATACCGGTAGATCCAGTGACACCAACCACGTTCCGGTTTAGAACAATTTGATCATCCCTAGGAACAGCCTTCTTTGCCTCAACCTGAAAAATGAGGCAGTCAAAAACTTGAATCAAATAATTGCATCTCGATTTTAAAAAGGATAATTATAATCGAGCTCTCACCTTGCGACCATCGATCATATGCTTATCCATAATTACCCTCTCAGCAACAGCAGAATCGGCAAAGACAACGAAACCAAAGCCACGGGCACGGCCAGTGACACGATCTCTCATGATCATTGCCTCCACCACTGCCCCGTACTTTCCGAAATACTCCTTAAGACGTTCCTCATCGGTGTCCCACGATATCCCACCAATGAAGAGTTTACCAAGATCAGATTCCATCTTTATCTAAAATCACCATCATTAAAccaccaatttcaatccccaaaaACACAAATtctaaactttgtttttctcaaAATAATGTTTCCCACAATTGGATTCAAAGATTAAATTTCTCAAATTCAATCAGAATTCCGATACCAATTCAATAAAAGTAACTCTTTCACATCATCCTGAATTATCCAAATTATCATCAGCAGCTAAAATAGGATCCACGTTGATGCATAACGATAACAacaattaaacactaaaattaaaaGGTAAACACATACCTTTTTATTATGAACAGATAGAATCCTACCAAAGGAAAAATGGGGATCTGTCAAATCCAATATAGGATCATCTGAAAAAAAACTTTATACCCTAATCAGAAGACAACCCAGAATTCCTGCcaatcaaaaaggaaaaaaaaaaaacttaaaaattgagaCCAAATTATGTGGATCAA is part of the Gossypium arboreum isolate Shixiya-1 chromosome 5, ASM2569848v2, whole genome shotgun sequence genome and harbors:
- the LOC108453645 gene encoding heterogeneous nuclear ribonucleoprotein 1, which encodes MESDLGKLFIGGISWDTDEERLKEYFGKYGAVVEAMIMRDRVTGRARGFGFVVFADSAVAERVIMDKHMIDGRKVEAKKAVPRDDQIVLNRNVVGVTGSTGIGRTKKIFVGGLASTVTEVDFKNYFDQFGKITDVVVMYDHNTQRPRGFGFITYDSEEAVDKVLHKTFHELNGKLVEVKRAVPKELSPGATNRNVIGYNYGLNRASNFLNSYAQGFNLNPIGGIGVRMDGRFNPLASRQNGFSPFSTTGYGMGMNMEPGMSPNYGGNSNFGNSLGYGQIISPYYGGNSNRYNTPIGYGVGSGRNDSVLSPATRNVWGNVGLSNATNASSHASYLGSGNGSFGSLGNSGANWRPSLPARSGGNASGYTGGSADDNYSFGGGGYGRNIGIVAAPPSSFAGSTGNIEGSYGDLYRNASVYGDSTWKFASPDLDGSSSFGYGLGNTSADVTTRPSEDYVGSYNVSSRQSNRGIAA
- the LOC108450103 gene encoding uncharacterized protein LOC108450103 — protein: MDSPQSVVSPLKNTVIAESGEKQKSNTKEAVLSKKDDNILGVLEVYVHQARDINNICIYHKQDVYAKLCLTTDPQTTVSTKIINGGGRNPVFNDNLRLDVGNIDSCLKIEIFMMSRVKNYLEDQLLGFALVPLSEVILKNGKLEKEFSLSSTDLFHSPAGFVQLSLEYIGSSPDVMTIPNVVVDETVKDSETNELEKIEFPDPKIVNENQMMVSEYFGISCSNLDSENSEMGVNVLDSIQVPKLDSPPSSVSTNGVSLSSSESSDGASKEKTVDVGDGDSNLSGAKPVVSVNIEPEMKVVQQDIVDMYMKSMQQFTESLAKMKLPLDIDSGPTKSENSNSSTTTDQKTPASKNSGNRVFYGSRAFF